The following are from one region of the Deltaproteobacteria bacterium genome:
- the hemA gene encoding glutamyl-tRNA reductase: protein MSEPAHHVLHQILVVGVNHRTAPVEVREQLAFPAKLVDGALQDLLTLPSVDEGVILSTCNRVEVVAVARDGHAGLAEIEDFLKSQPDVHLKPTQDQLYHHARKNAVRHVFRVASSLDSMVVGEPQILGQLKEYYAIAQQAGTVGSILHRLFHRSFAVAKRVRQDTGIANRPVSVGSVAVDLARRIFDRLEEKTVMVIGSGAMGEALVRHLVENGVRSLMITNRTFEKAVELADRFEASPIRFEDYDRYLRLADVVIGSVESEQALMTRDTAAEVLRERKQDNMFLIDLGVPRNFDPLINDLDNVYLYHIDDLTDVARENLRGRESEADKGEEIVDQEVEAFHRWLTSLDQVPTIVALKRKLEEIRRGELKKSLESSLKDVSERERKAIEDLTAAMINKILHAPLTRLKQQPGNDAAYDDAVRALFDLDEEPVPGGPPDADLDEERVPGHLPDADPDEERVPGRPPETSFPRKRESRGGEG, encoded by the coding sequence TTGAGTGAGCCGGCGCACCACGTGCTGCACCAGATCCTCGTGGTCGGGGTGAATCACCGCACCGCGCCCGTGGAGGTGCGGGAGCAGCTTGCGTTCCCGGCCAAGCTCGTGGACGGCGCCTTGCAGGATCTGCTGACGCTCCCGTCGGTGGACGAGGGGGTGATCCTGTCCACGTGCAACCGCGTGGAAGTGGTGGCGGTGGCGCGGGACGGCCACGCCGGGCTCGCCGAGATCGAGGACTTTCTCAAGAGCCAGCCCGATGTCCACCTGAAGCCTACCCAGGACCAGCTCTACCACCACGCGCGGAAGAACGCGGTGCGCCACGTCTTCCGCGTGGCCTCCAGCCTGGACTCCATGGTCGTGGGCGAGCCCCAGATCCTCGGTCAGTTGAAGGAGTACTACGCCATCGCGCAGCAGGCCGGCACCGTCGGGAGCATCCTGCACCGGCTCTTCCATCGCTCCTTCGCCGTGGCCAAGCGGGTGCGGCAGGACACGGGCATCGCCAACCGCCCGGTGTCCGTGGGCTCGGTGGCGGTGGACCTGGCCCGGCGCATCTTCGACAGGCTGGAGGAGAAGACCGTCATGGTCATCGGCTCCGGCGCCATGGGCGAAGCGCTGGTGCGCCACCTGGTGGAGAACGGCGTGCGCAGCCTGATGATCACCAACCGGACTTTCGAGAAGGCGGTGGAGCTGGCGGACCGTTTCGAGGCCAGCCCCATCCGTTTCGAGGACTACGACCGCTATCTCAGGCTGGCGGACGTGGTCATCGGCTCGGTGGAGTCGGAGCAGGCGCTGATGACGCGCGACACCGCGGCCGAGGTGCTGCGGGAGCGCAAGCAGGACAACATGTTCCTCATCGACCTCGGCGTACCCAGGAACTTCGACCCGCTCATCAACGACCTGGACAACGTCTACCTCTATCACATCGACGACCTCACCGACGTGGCGCGGGAGAACCTCCGCGGGCGGGAAAGCGAGGCGGACAAGGGGGAGGAGATCGTCGACCAGGAGGTGGAGGCGTTCCATCGGTGGTTGACGTCCCTGGATCAGGTCCCCACCATCGTGGCGCTCAAGCGGAAGCTCGAGGAGATCCGGCGGGGCGAGCTCAAGAAGTCGCTGGAATCGAGCCTCAAGGACGTGTCGGAGCGGGAGCGCAAGGCCATAGAGGACCTGACCGCGGCCATGATCAACAAGATCCTTCACGCGCCGCTCACGCGTCTCAAGCAGCAGCCCGGCAACGACGCAGCCTACGACGACGCCGTCCGGGCGCTGTTCGACCTGGACGAGGAGCCGGTGCCGGGAGGTCCCCCCGACGCCGACCTGGACGAGGAGCGGGTACCAGGGCACCTTCCCGACGCCGACCCGGACGAGGAACGGGTGCCGGGGCGTCCCCCCGAAACGTCATTCCCGCGAAAGCGGGAATCCAGGGGTGGAGAGGGGTAG
- the ccsA gene encoding cytochrome c biogenesis protein CcsA, whose product MYQSLLQATAGFYLLATGAFILYLFSQRESFSRAGQWLLLAGFVGHAVKFAFLFHDAGFPALAQTAATHSFYGWLMVGVYLTVQLQYRLPILGGFVAPLAFLMSLRSIALGEPGLETPPALLTYWLPLHVTLALLGNAVFALAFAVSVVYLVVRRQLKQKRMTGLSRTVPALETLDRLNKIFLVWGFPFMTLGILTGSVWAYAHWGNFWSWDPRQITSALTWLLYGILLHGRLTAGWRGRKAAVWTIAGFLIVLGYFLWGDAFFLSRHGGRFE is encoded by the coding sequence ATGTACCAGAGCCTTCTTCAGGCCACCGCGGGCTTCTACCTGCTGGCGACCGGCGCATTCATCCTCTACCTGTTCTCGCAGCGGGAGTCCTTCTCCCGCGCGGGTCAGTGGCTGCTGCTCGCCGGTTTCGTCGGCCATGCGGTAAAGTTCGCCTTCCTCTTTCATGACGCGGGCTTCCCCGCCCTCGCCCAGACCGCGGCCACGCACTCGTTCTACGGCTGGCTGATGGTGGGCGTCTACCTGACCGTACAGCTCCAGTACCGGCTCCCCATCCTGGGAGGCTTCGTCGCCCCGCTGGCGTTTCTGATGTCGCTGCGCTCCATCGCGTTGGGGGAACCGGGGCTGGAGACGCCGCCGGCGCTGCTGACCTACTGGCTGCCGCTGCACGTGACGCTGGCGCTGTTGGGGAACGCGGTCTTCGCTCTGGCGTTCGCGGTGAGCGTCGTCTACCTGGTGGTGCGGCGACAGCTCAAGCAGAAGCGCATGACCGGGCTGAGCCGCACCGTGCCGGCCTTGGAGACCCTGGACCGTCTCAACAAGATCTTCCTGGTGTGGGGCTTCCCGTTCATGACCCTGGGCATCCTTACGGGCAGCGTGTGGGCGTACGCGCACTGGGGCAACTTCTGGTCCTGGGATCCGCGCCAGATCACTTCGGCGCTGACGTGGCTGCTGTACGGCATCCTGCTCCACGGCCGGCTGACGGCCGGTTGGCGCGGACGCAAGGCGGCGGTCTGGACGATCGCCGGATTTCTGATCGTCCTGGGCTATTTCCTCTGGGGCGACGCCTTCTTCCTGAGCCGGCACGGAGGCCGCTTTGAGTGA